The following coding sequences are from one Gossypium raimondii isolate GPD5lz chromosome 4, ASM2569854v1, whole genome shotgun sequence window:
- the LOC105779911 gene encoding gamma-glutamyl peptidase 5 codes for MGGGKRFAVLLCAEDSEYVKKRYGGYYGVFVEMLAEEGETWDVFRVANGEFPDDEQVDRFDGFVITGSCNDAHGNDAWICRLVSLLKKLDSLNKKVLGICFGHQVLSRALGGKTGRAISGWDIGVTTIHFSSSSSKLFSSLKIPTTLSIIECHRDEVRELPPKAEVLAWSEKTGVEMFRYGNHIMGIQGHPEYTKDILVHLIDRLSQRDFIADSYADDLKANMGKVEPDKDAWKKLCTSFLKGRL; via the exons ATGGGTGGTGGGAAGAGATTTGCTGTTCTTCTGTGTGCTGAGGATTCCGAGTACGTTAAAAAGAGGTACGGCGGCTACTACGGCGTTTTCGTGGAAATGCTGGCGGAGGAAGGCGAGACTTGGGACGTGTTCAGGGTGGCCAACGGTGAGTTCCCCGACGACGAACAAGTTGACCGCTTTGATGGCTTCGTTATAACGGGGAGTTGCAATGACGCGCACGGCAATGACGCTTGGATATGTCGGCTGGTTTCGCTTTTGAAAAAGTTGGATTCTTTGAATAAAAAAGTCCTCGGGATTTGCTTCGGTCACCAG GTTCTCAGCCGTGCACTGGGAGGAAAGACAGGCCGTGCCATCAGCGGTTGGGACATTGGTGTCACAACCATTCATTTctcatcatcttcatcaaaGCTCTTTTCGTCTTTGAAAATCCCAACCACTCTTTCCATCATCGAGTGCCACCGTGACGAG GTCCGAGAACTTCCGCCGAAAGCAGAGGTGCTTGCATGGTCCGAGAAAACTGGGGTCGAGATGTTTCGATATGGGAATCATATCATGGGCATTCAAGGTCACCCTGAATACACTAAAGACATTCTTGTTCACCTCATCGATCGGCTCAGCCAACGCGATTTCATTGCG GACTCATATGCTGATGATTTGAAAGCAAATATGGGGAAAGTGGAGCCTGATAAAGATGCATGGAAGAAGCTATGCACCAGCTTCCTCAAGGGTAGATTATGA